In Penaeus monodon isolate SGIC_2016 chromosome 7, NSTDA_Pmon_1, whole genome shotgun sequence, the following are encoded in one genomic region:
- the LOC119575545 gene encoding uncharacterized protein LOC119575545, producing the protein MEAVIPTRNFTASNTCCKLKKYSGSDILECSRKLLLSRYYATSKQAANSSVKDFGRVHIALVGDSHMRDLFVAMAPAHGGGGTLYTFDSQNVTWQSVGSLFYQIRARNRIFDSMRVRHLSFPLQVSWYKDVELKGFVRLIEKWETGEEPKPVFVITGKKRRRRKKTLLWNATYNRYSY; encoded by the exons ATGGAAGCTGTTATACCTACGAGAAACTTTACCGCCAGTAACACCTGTTGCAAGTTGAAGAAGTACAGTGGAAGTGACATACTTGAATGCTCCAGAAAATTATTGCTGAGCAGATATTACGCAACG TCAAA ACAAGCCGCCAACAGCTCTGTCAAAGACTTTGGAAGAGTACATATCGCCCTTGTGGGAGACTCTCACATGAGGGACCTATTCGTCGCGATGGCCCCAGCGCATGGAGGGGGAGGAACTCTGTACACGTTCGATTCGCAAAAT GTCACGTGGCAAAGTGTAGGATCTCTGTTCTACCAGATCAGAGCGAGGAACAGAATTTTTGATTCAATGAGGGTACGACACCTAAGTTTTCCCTTGCAAGTGTCCTGGTATAAGGACGTGGAACTCAAGGGATTCGTCAGATTGATTGAGAAGTGGGAGACAGGTGAAGAGCCGAAGCCTGTATTCGTTATCacaggtaaaaaaagaagaagaagaaaaaaaactttactttggAATGCAACCTATAATAGATATTCCTACTGA
- the LOC119574857 gene encoding uncharacterized protein LOC119574857, whose protein sequence is MHENKMTSQSGPGKVGLPIEANLRRLEGEQYESILREAIVSRDKLRGHPSIQHYRTGAIARVERDPVGFHSTSLDCIRQRVLERAEDHACSIYLEMPRRLPHRIRDVGTVCRHGIQCCM, encoded by the exons ATGCAcgagaacaagatgaccagccaatcaggACCAGGCAAAGTTGGGTTACCCATTGAGGCCAATCttaggcgcctcgagggcgagcaaTATG AGAGCATACTTCGAGAAGCGATTGTATCCCGGGATAAACTTAGAGGCCATCCCAGCATACAACATTATCGCACGGGAGCAATTGCGAGGGTCGAGCGTGACCCTGTGGGATTCCACAGTACCTCTCTCGATTGCATACGTCAACGAGTGCTTGAGAGAGCAGAGGATCACGCCTGTAGTATTTACCTGGAAATGCCACGACGACTGCCACATCGGATACGTGATGTTGGAACAGTATGCAGACATGGTATACAATGCTGCATGTAA